AAGGCAACATCGTTGAGCAGGGTAGCCATGAAGAACTCATTAAACACGCAGGTATTTATGCGTCACTTTGGGCGCATCAGACCGGTGGTTTTTTGGCTGAAGATATTGACTTTGAAAGTATTGAGACAGAAGAAAACTTGGCAAATAAATAGTGTATTTTACTGGCCCATTTAGAGAAATTTTATGACGTATTTTTTGTTGTTCTTAGCCATACTTGCCGAAGTGATCGCGACGACGGCATTAAAAGCGTCGGACTCTTTCACTAAACTGGGACCCAGCGTCGTGCTTGTTGTTGGTTATGGGGTGTCTTTTTATCTATTAACCATCGTGATGCGCTCGATGCCAACCGGTGTGACTTACGCTATTTGGTCTGGGTTGGGTGTGGTTTTAATTTCGTTGTTTGGCTATTTATTTGCCAATGAAAAACTCGATATGGCCGCTTGTTTCGGTATGTCATTGATTGTTACCGGTGTAGTAGTGATTAATGTTTTTTCTAAAACGGTGAGCCACTAGATTATTGGTGTTGTTTGTCATTTGGTAATAAAAAAATGCGCCCTTACATAGAGCGCATTTTTTATGTTTGTTTGCTAAGTATTGCTTTTAATTTTGCCTTTTTTATTTGCCAACCAGACAAACTGGTAGGGCATCAAGGTGACTTTTCCTAAACGGTCTTCGTATGCTTGTTCCGAGACCAAATCTGTCCAATCATCGGTGGCAATAAGGTTAAGCTCTGACAAGTTAAAATGTTGTGGCAGATCCGTCATGTTATACACTGCAAACAGGCTTTGTCTTCTGTCCAAACTTTGTCGCCAGAAAGCAAATAAGTTTTCTCCCATGTGCAAAATATACTGAGTCGCATTCGGGTGGAAAGCGGGTTGAGCGCGGCGTATTTGAGTTAACTTGGTGACACTCTGAAAGACTTTTTGATGATGTGTTGGTGAATTTAAGGCGTGTTCTAACTCTTCCATATCCCAAATATGGCGGTTGATTGAGCGATAATGACCCGTGTTATTCACTCGATCCAAATCATTTTCTGTACCAAATAGACTGTGAATATAAAAGGCAGGCACGCCTTCTAGCGCCATCATGACACCCGCTGCGCAAAGGAAACGAGCGAACTGCCATTGATCTGGGCCTTGTTGCGCGGAACCAGACAAGGCATTCCACAGGCTTATGTTGATCTCATAAGGTTTGGCTTCGCCTTGCGGTGTCGTACGCGAACTTATTTTTCCGCCAAAGCGTTTCATGGTGTTGATTAGCGTTTCTAGTTCCCATTCAGAAAGCAGACCCTCTGTAGGGCGTAAACCTATACCGTCGTGTGACGCCACAAAGTTCAGGTAAGTGGTGCCTTGTTGAGCGGGTGCCATGCTCATGAGCCATTGCTTTAAATGGCTACAATTCCCCGTGACAAGGCTGTTAATAAGCAAAGGTGGCAATGAAAAATTGTAGATCAAATGCGCTTCGTTGGCGTTACCAAAATAGGTTAAATTTTCCTGATTGGGTATGTTAGTTTCGGTGATAATGACGGATTCTGGTGCGTAATGTTCGATCATTAGTCTTAATAAACGAATGATTTCATGAGTTTGGGGTAGATTAATACAGCTTGTACCAGGAACCTTCCATAGAAAGGCCACCGCGTCTAAGCGAAACCAGCGAATGCCTTTTTCAAGGTACAAATGAATGATGCGTAGAAACTCCAGCAGAACGTCTGGGTTTTCAAAATTTAAGTCAACTTGGTCGTGGCTAAACGTACACCAAACGTGTTTTTCACCATTTTTGGTTTGCACTTCTCTGAGTAGTGACGAGGTTCTAGGGCGAACAACGGCGCTCAAGTCAGCACTTGGGTCTGCTTCATAAAAGAAACTGGCCCCAGGGTTCACGCCTGCTTTGTAGTTCTCAAACCATAAGCTTCGGCTTGAGCAGTGATTAATGACTAAATCGCCCATGACTTTGAAATCTTTTGAAAGATTCGACACATGGTCCCACTGCCCACACGAAGGGTTGACCGTCGTGTAATCCATCACACTAAAGCCATCGTCCGAGCTGTAAGGGAAAAATGGCAGCAAGTGAACCGCAGAAATAGAGTCGGACAATTTGTTTTTTACAAACTTATGCAGTGTTTCTAAAGGCGCTTCTTCTTTTCTGCGCAAGGTGTCTGCATAGGTAATTAACATAATGTCAGATTGATCCCATAAGTTTCTATGGGGTCTCGGTGATTCTGTTGTCGGATCTAGGTGAAAAGTCGTTAAGCACCTTTCAGCCAGCTCTTTGGTGTCTAAATTCGGATAAATAGTCTGCAGATGAGCAATAAGCCGCTGTTCTAGAGGCGACAATGGTGCATTTTCCATGTTTACCTGCCTGTCTTTTTTGTCAATGGATGAAAAAAAATACGATGTTATTTAGCCTAATTGCCACCAATTATTTAGGACCGAACTCGGCCATGTCTAACTCAACCGCTTGTGCCAGTTGCGTCATAACCCTAGGAAAAGCACTTATCACACGGTTCCAACTAGGGATAAAAGGCGTTTCCATAGGGTTCTCTAAATACTGATTACCCGCTTTCATAATGTTGCCGGCAAAAAGCTCAACCGCTTGCTCTTCGGCATGAACATCTAGCTTCAGTCCGTTGATTTCTGCGTCATTGCGATAGGTTTCAATAAAATCCAATGCCACACGGTAGTAGGTTGCTTTGATCGTTCGGAATGTTTCTTGGTTAAAAATCGTACCATTTGTTGCCAGCTTTCTAAAAATAGCTTTGGTGATGTCGATCGACATTTTAGATAAGCCTCCATCATCATTACCGGCTGATAAGTCTTGGTGTTTATGATCGTAAATGTCGGCGATATCGACCTGACATAAACGGTTGGTCGAATAGTTGCGATACATTTCACTTAATACGCCAATTTCTAACCCCCAATCGCTTGGTATGCGTAAATCGGTCATCACATCACGGCGAAAGGAAAATTCGCCTGCTAGTGGGTAGCGGTAGCTGTCTAGATAATCCAAATAATCCAAATGCCCAAAGACTTTTTTGAGTGAACACAGTAAAGGTGTCACCAATAAACGAGTGACTCGACCATTCATTTTTCCATTGGCGGCGCGGGCATAAAAGCCTTTACAGAACTCATAGTTAAAGTTCGGATTGGCAACAGGGTAAATAAGACGAGCGAGCAGTTCTCTGTCGTACGTCACAATATCGCAATCGTGCATAGCGATGGATTCCGCTTTGCCGGCGGCTAAGTTGTAGCCCATACAGAACCAAACGTTGCGGCCTTTACCTGGGTCAGAAGGGGAAAGGTGTTCACCTTTTAGGACGCTGTCTATTTCTCTTAAGCGAGGACCATCGTTCCACAGCACTTTGTAGTTTTGCGGCAAAACACTGAAAAACTCAAGCGCGTGTTTGTATTGTTCTTCTGTTGCTCTGTCTAATCCGATGATGATTTCAGACAAGTAAGGCACTTGTTGCAAATGTTTTAAAATATTAGGCATGGCGTCTGTTTCTAGTTCCGAGTACAGACAAGGCAGAATCAGAGACATAGGTCGCGTTTTTGCAAACTCGCACAGCTCTGCTTCCATTTCTTCTAGCGGGCGGTGCGCCAAATTATGAAGCGTCGTGATAATGCCGTTTTGATGAAAATCGCCCATGATAATTCTCCTAAATATTGTTATAAAAATAATGGCTGTTTGCGTTATATTCTTTTTTTGCGTGTTACAAAATACCTTGCTTGGTTAGCATTAAATTGATCGCTTGAGCCCAGCCTTCAGGCCCGTACGCGTCACTAAGCCAAGCATCGCTGCGATTTGGTATTTCTGGTGGCGCATGAACAGGTGACCGAATCACCACCGGAATATCGGCTCTACTCAGCATGCCAACGTCATTTTCGCCATCGCCTAAGGCCATGGTAGTAATGGCTTCGTCACTTTGTGTCTCATACACCTCTTTTAACCACAGCATGGCGTTTGCCTTGTCGCAGTGTTTACCCATTAAATGGGAAAAACGGCCGCCTTTTTGGATTTGTATATCAAACTGCGCAAGGTGCTCTCTAAAATGATTGAGCGCGAGGTGAGAGTCTGTCCATAGCATGGGTTCAGTGAACTCTCGCTGCATGGCTTGTTTGGCGTTTGCTTCGCTTAAGCCTGTGATTGACATCAGTTCTTGCCACGTCATGTCGCTGAAGCGTTTAAATGTGTAGTCGTCTTGTTTGTCGTTGGTGAGTTCGATCAACCTGTCACGTTTTGGCCCAAAGGCTTTTAACCAATATTCACCGCAATCTTCTAATGGCTCGTCTATCGTCAGTGCCAAATTTTTAGGAATATAGATGGCGGAACCATTTTCAACGATAAAAGGGTCTTGATGATTAAGATCTTTTCTAAGGGAGAGAAGCTCGCTGAATGTCTTGCTTGTATTGATGATGCAAGGAATGGAAAAGGTTTTTAGCGACAGTAACGCGGATTGTGCTGCTTTAAAGCTATAAGTGTGATGGTCGAGTAATGTGCCATCTAAATCTGTGAATATTAAAAGTCTAGTCATGTAGATTCCATTTTTAGGTCCATCATAAGGTGGCTGGTGGACGTTAGTATTAGGCTTGCAAATCTGGTGCCAGTGCGTAAAAGTAAGCCTTTCCTGATGAGGTGCTTGCCTAAGGTTAACTGGGCTGTTGAACAAATTGATGACAAATTTGCTACGTTTATATTTCATTATTATTCTTTCTTTGTTCGCCTTCGCGGCGAACTCGGTTTTATGTCGATTGGCCCTTGCTGATGGCTTAATTGATCCTGCTAGTTTTACGATGTGGCGACTGCTTAGTGGTGCAGCCACGTTGGCGTTACTGTGTGTTTTTCAGTTTTTTAAAACAAAAAACACCCCGATCAAAATGATTTGGCTAGAAGGAAGTTGGCTGTCGGCGCTTTCACTGTTTATTTATGCGATGGGCTTTTCTTATGCCTATGTCACATTGGAAACAGGCATTGGCGCCTTGATTCTTTTTGGTGCTGTTCAGCTTACGCTGATCTTATTCGCTGTTTGGGCGGGTCAGAAACTGGTCGTTTTGGAATGGTTTGGACTGCTGGTGGCGTTTGCTGGTTTTGCGTATTTGGTGTTTCCTACTTTGTCATCGCCTTCTCTTGTTGGCTTTATTTTGATGACGTTAGCGGGTATCGCTTGGGGCTTATATACATGGCGTGGAAAAATCTCGTCTAAACCGCTGTTTGCAACTACCTCGAACTTTGTTCGAACCATCCCGATGCTATTGATTGCATTAGCCTTTATAGATACAGAAGGGCTTAAAAGTGCGAGTACAGAAGGGATTGTGTTGGCAGTGATCTCTGGTGCATTTATGTCTGGATTGGGTTACGCACTTTGGTACGCGGTGCTGCCTCACCTTAGCGCTTCATTGGCGGCTGTGTTACAGCTTTTGGTGCCTGTGATTGCGACTATTGGCGGCGTTATTTTTACGAATGAATCCGTCACTTTACACCTTATCATAGCGACGCTAAGCGTCCTAGGTGGCGTGTTACTCGTTATTCTTGCCAAAAAACGAACGCCTAAAAACGCCTAGTTTTGGTGCGTTTTTATCTCAATGCGCCATCATCGGCAGGCTTGTTGATTGAAATTTGGTCATGTCTTTAATGCTTTAATAGAATGAAAAAATAATGTGGGCTTGAATAATTAATGGAGATAAAACATTGATAACAATCAGACGTTACAAGGAAGATGACACAGAGGCGCTTTGGAATATTTTTTTTCACACAGTTCGTAATATCAATACTCGAGACTATTCCAAAGAACAAGTTGAAGCCTGGGCTCCAGATGTCTTTGATATGCCAATTTGGAAAAAACGTATGCAAGGGCTAGATCCTTTCGTCGCTGTCATGAGTGGTGTCATTGTTGGCTATGCAGATTTACAACCGAATGGATTAGTAGATCACTTCTTTTGTCACCATGAGTATCAGGGCCAAGGCGTCGGTAAGGCACTAATGAATCATGTGTTACGTGTTGGAGAGCAACGAAAAGTGAAACGATTTTATTCTGAGGTCAGTATTACAGCGCGCCCATTTTACGAGCGCTTTGGTTTTAGGGTAGTTCAAGAGCAGGAAATGGAAGTTCGGGGACAAATGCTGAGAAACTTTGTTATGGAAAAGTTTAGCGAACAAAGCGTTTAACTGAAAACTTAAAGGTTTTTGATTCTTTTAAAGCTATAGAATATAAAAAACGGACACCATTGAATGGTGTCCGTTTTTTTATTGCGAAATCTAACTACTTACGCTTCAGGAATGTATTCTGAAAGCGCAGCATAAGCCACGGTGAAGGCGCCTTCTTGGAATGCGCGTAAGCCTGTTGCTTTGAATGGAATTGGCATTGGGTTGTGTTGCAAGATGTCTTTGGTTTTTGCGCCGCTGAACAAATCTACCTGAACGGTATTAATCAATTGGATCGCCGCTTCAATTTTAAAGCCAACAGAACCGCCAGCAAATTTGCCTTTCGTTGGGCGTTCACGGATAGCCACTTTTTTGACTTTATAGTCTTCGAACAGTTTTTTAAGCAAAAATTGGAATTTGCGCACGTTTTCTGTGTCGTTGGAATTGCTCAGTGTGTGGCGTATTTGGCGACAGTCAGTGATTTGGAACAGTCCGTCTTCTTTCGATAGAAGGCACAGAATAACTTCACTGCCTTTGATTTCGATACCGCAAGTAATCATAAAAAGATCCTGAATAGGGTGGTTTCGCGCATTATCGCACAGTTAATGGCGATCTTGCAGAGTAAAAAATACTGCTTGTGTAAGTTGAAACGAGTCAGATCTAAGGCGAAAGTAATTGCTTGTGGTTTATTACACTCTTTTGATTTTGCTGACTCTTATTTTTAAGAGGGATATTGTACTATTTCAAAATATTATTTCGTTAAAACTAAAATCACAACATTTTCTACTGTTAAAATGTGAATATAACCTTTTTACGGTGAGAGTGTTTTTTTTCAACACTACTTATTAGGCTGCATAAAATGACTGCTTCATCGCCAATGGGCATTCCTCGTCCTCAGGTGAAATCACTAGACGAAATCCTCCCTCATGAACCTTTACTGATGATGGGGGCTGGTCCAGTGCCAATTCCAGAACGTGTTGCCAAAGCCAATTCGATTGTCATTAATCATTTGGGTAGTGTAATGGCGCAAGTGATCGATCAAGTTAAATCGATGGCGCGCTATGTTTTTCAAACAGAATCAAAATGGGTGTTGGGTGTAGCGGGACCGGCCTCGGCCGCGATGGAAATGGCGGTTGCTAACTTGTTGCAACCGGGTGAGCGCATTCTATGTATCAATAATGGCTTTTTTAGCCATCGCATGGCGGAAATGGCGATTCGTGTTGGCGCTGATGTGCATGAACTGCATGTGGACGTTCATGAAGCCGCTGACCCAGAGCGAGTTCGTAAAGCGATCGAAGAAACACGCCCTAAAGTGCTAACACTGGTTCAAGGTGAAACATCGAATACGGTGTTTAACCACACATTAGAAGACATTACTAAGATTGCTAAGTCTTATGGTTGCCTAGTGGTGGTAGATGCGGTGTGCACACTCAGTACCATGCCCTTGAAAATGGACGAATGGCAGGTAGATGTTGTGATTACTGGCGGGCAAAAAGGTTTGTCGTCCATTCCTGGAGTATCGCTTTTGGTGTTTTCAAATGAAGCATGGGCTGCAGTGAAAAATCGTACTCAGCCAACCGCACAATGGTGTTTCGATGCGCAATTGGCAGAAAATTTTTGGCACAAAGATGGCTACCATTATACCGCGCCAGTGTCTGGCATCATGGCATTGCATGAAGCACTCAAGCTGGTATGTGATGAGACGCTAGAAAACCGGTTTTCTCGTCATTTTCGTTGTTCAAAAGCGCTTCAATCCGGCATTGAAGGGATGGGGTTGGAATTGTTTATCCCCCCGGCTTCTCGTTTGAATTCCGTTGTGGGTATTAATATTCCAAATGGGCTAACGGCAGGGCAAATTTGTCGACATATTTCGGATGTGTATCGAGTCGAGATCGCAGGATCATTTGGTCAGCCGATTGTTCGTATTGGGCAAATGGGGGAGCAATGCCGCGAACACAACTTGTTCCGTACCTTGCATGCATTTGGTAGCACCATGCGCGATCTGGGTGTGAAAGTGGATCAACCAAATGGCATGGCGGAAATGGAATCTTACCTGCAGCGTGTTCCTCGTACGCTTTATCAAGTGGCCTAACGAAATGTTAGTGAGTTAGATTCTTCTAATGTTTAAAAAATGATTATACGCCCTTGGTTTTCTTTGAATCCAAGGGCGTTTTTTTATTTTTTAAATTTAGGCGCGGCATTAAACTCGCAAACAGCGCACCCGCGGTAATGAGTAGGCAAGCGATGATCTGACCAGTGGTGAGTTGCGTGTTAGTAAAGAGGCCAAGCCAAGCGGTAGAAAGCGCTGGCGCGGTATAAGACAATACGCCCAGCAGTGATAAGTTGCCTTTCTTGACGCCCATGTCCCAGCAGAAAAATGCCACGCCCACAGGGCCAAGACCCAGGCCTAAAATCGCCACCCATGTTGTCATTGGAAAAGACCAGTTAGGCTCTTCAAGCGATAAATGAGATACGCCTGCTAATAATGTGGTTATTAGGCAATACCAAAGTACGGCGCTAGAAGGAACGGTTTGAAAGCGTCGGTTTGCGACGGAATAACTTGACCAAATCAGTGCGCAGGAAAAGGCTGCAGCGTAGCCAGTCCAATGATAAGCGGCGTTGTCTATACTGATTGTCTGTGCTTTGGATTGCAGCATGATGCCAGTGCCTGCAAACGCGATAATCGCACCGATCAAATGTGTCCATGACAGTGTGTTACCTTTTGTCATCCCCACCATTAATACGATAAATAAGGGCCAAAGATAGGCGATTAAACCTGCTTCAACTGGTGGCGCATGCTGGAACGCATAAAAATAGAAAAAGTGATAAAAATAAAACCCTAGCCCACCCATGATCATGGCGCTCTTTGGTGTTTGCTGCCAAGACGTTTTCAATTCATTTTTTACAAAATACACCAGTAAAAACAGTAGGCTTGCCATCCCAAAGGTCAGGGTGAGTAACAGCAGTGGTGGGACTAGCTTGGCTTGCGTGGTGAAAAGAGCAAGGGCGCTCCAGAGTAAAATGGCGATGCTCCCAATAAAAGTGGCTTGCAGATTGTTTGTTGTCATCTTGTTGTTTCCTAAATCCTGTCCTAGTCTGATTAGGCAACAGGTTACCTTGTCAGTGTGTGAGAAACATTGTCAAAAATGCGTGACTTTGTTTGTCAGAAAGCAGTGGCTTTGTTTATCAGGATTCAGCGGGTTGATTGGTTAAGAATAAATTTTTTATCACAATTAAGTAAGAAAAGTTGATGGGTGACAGGGTAGTGACAGTTTTGAGGGGTAAGGTTTGGTTATTCAAGTTGACTGAAAACATTATTTTTAGAGCTTGATTGGCTAACAACAAAAAAAATAACAAGCAGGAGATAACTATGCTTAATACCATTTCTTTAAAGTCTGTTCTTATTTGTGGTGCCGCGGCACTTACTATCGCTGGACAGGCTTACGCCTATGAACCAGCTCGAAGTGCAGAATGTATTGCACCAGCTAACCCAGGTGGTGGATGGGACTTTACTTGCCGTAGCGTTGGTAAAGTATTAGTCGACGAAGGTTACTTTAAGGGTAATGTTCAGACGGTTAACATGTCTGGCGCTGGTGGTGGTGTTGCTTTTGCCCACACAATCAGTAAACGCGACACGGACGATAATTTAATCGTTGCCGCTAGTACAGCGACAACCACTCGCCTTGCTCAAGGCCAATTTCCAGGTATGAATTCAGACCAAGTTAAGTGGGTTGGTACATTGGGCGCTGACTACGGCATCATTGCGGTAGGCAAAAATTCAAAATATACCTCTCTTAATCAAATTCTTGATGCCCTTAAGAAAGACCCAGGTGCGGTTAAATTCGCCGGTGGTAGTGCTTCTGGTGGTTGGGATCACTTGAAAGTATTGATGACAGCGCAAAAAGCAAACGTTGAAGAACTGCCAAAAGTTCGTTACTTGGCGTTTAGCGGTGGCTCAGAAGCCTTGGTTCAAGTTGTTGGTGGTCACGTAGATGCGTTCACTGGCGATATTTCTGAAGTTAAAGGTTTCATGGAGTCTGGTGACTTACGTGTTTTAGCCGTTCTTTCTGAAGAGCGTTTACCAGCACCGTTTGATTCTATTCCAACAGCAATGGAGCAGGGTATTGATTCTGTTGCTCCAAACTGGCGTGGATTTTACGTACCTGGTAACGCGAGCGCAGAGTCTTACGATTGGTGGGTAGATACCATGAATGAGCTATACACAACGCAAGAATGGAAGGACATCATGACTAAAAACGGTTTGATGCCATTCCACAAATCTGGTGCTGATTTTACGCAATTTGTAAAAAATCAAACACTCGACATTAAAATATTATCTCAGGACATCGGTCTAATTAAATAACCTCAGACCGCTTTTGGGAGGGGTCATTTGTTCTGATACAGTGGCCCCTCCTGTTTTTACCTAACTTCATCCTTATGATTCACTGACACGGAGCAGAGACATGCGTATTAACGATCGTGTGTTTGGCATGCTGATGCTTATTCTTGCCGTAGTATACGGCTGGGAAGCAACAAAATTCCCCATTCCTTTTGGCGGGCACGAAAGTGTCGGACCTGAAACTTTTCCTATTATTTTAGCCATCATTTTAGGTATTAGTTCTATCTATTTGATTGTTCGCCCCGATCCAGATGAGAAATGGTCGCCGACTGCCATGTTGATTGAACTTGGTGTTGTGGTTCTTTCTATGCTTGCTTTTGCATGGGCCATTGAACCGATTGGTTTTATGCCTGCTGCAGCGCTTGTTGTGAGCTTTTTAAGTTGGCGTATGGGGGCAAGTATATCGAAGAGTCTTATCACTGGTGTGACGAGCTCGGTTATTATCTTTTTCCTATTCAATAATGTGCTTGAACTAGCACTGCCTCTAGGTCTATTGGAGTTTTAATATGGATACTATGAGCTTATTAATGCAGGGCTTTGCGGTCGCATTAACGCCAGAAAGTATTATGTTTGCGGTTATTGGTGCCATATTAGGTACCTTAATTGGTGCTTTGCCCGGTCTTGGTCCCGCGAATGGTGTGGCTATTTTGATTCCCTTGGCGTTTAGCTTAGGTTTATCGCCAACATCGTCTCTTATTCTATTAACGTCTGTTTATGCGGGTGCCATGTATGGTGGTCGTATATCCTCTATCTTGCTAAACATTCCAGGTGATGAACCTGCCATGATGACCTGTTTAGACGGTTATCCTATGGCACTTAAAGGGAAAGCGGCTGAAGCCTTAGCGATCTCTGCGATTGCGTCCTTTATTGGTAGCCTTATTGCGACGATTGGTCTGGTTATTCTGGCTCCGATTCTGGCAAAATTTGCGCTGAAATTTGGTCCATCTGAATACTTTGCTTTGTTCGCACTTGCCTTTGCGACCTTAGGTGGTATTACGGGCAAAAATCAGTTCAAAACCTTGATGGCCGCTGCCATTGGCCTGATGATTGCGACAATTGGTATCGACATTTCTACTGGCGTACAGCGCTTCACTTATAACACGCTTGAATTGTTCGAAGGTGTTGATTTCATTATTGCCATTGTCGGCTTGTTTGCGATCAGTGAATTGTTGTTCTTCCTAGAGCGTCACGCAGGAGACGGGCTAAAACAAGTCGCAATCAACAAACTAAAACTGACACCAAGAGACATCATTCGAGTATTGCCAGCGTCTATCCGTGGCGCCGTACTGGGGTTCGTTGCCGGTGTATTACCGGGGGCTGGTGCGTCTTTAGGTAGTTTCATTAGTTACACGTTAGAAAAAAAGGTATCAGATAAAAACGGCACATTTGGTAAGGGCGACCCTCGTGGTGTTGCTGCACCAGAAGCGGGAAATAACGGTGCGGCATCAGGTGCGCTGGTTCCAATGTTAACGCTGGGTGTACCGGGCAGTGGTACAACCGCCGTGCTATTGGCGATGTTGATCTCGTTGAATATTTCTCCGGGTCCAATGTTGTTCCAACAAAATGCAGATCTTGTTTGGGGTGTGATTGCAGCGATGTTCATTGG
The Marinomonas maritima DNA segment above includes these coding regions:
- a CDS encoding tripartite tricarboxylate transporter permease, which codes for MDTMSLLMQGFAVALTPESIMFAVIGAILGTLIGALPGLGPANGVAILIPLAFSLGLSPTSSLILLTSVYAGAMYGGRISSILLNIPGDEPAMMTCLDGYPMALKGKAAEALAISAIASFIGSLIATIGLVILAPILAKFALKFGPSEYFALFALAFATLGGITGKNQFKTLMAAAIGLMIATIGIDISTGVQRFTYNTLELFEGVDFIIAIVGLFAISELLFFLERHAGDGLKQVAINKLKLTPRDIIRVLPASIRGAVLGFVAGVLPGAGASLGSFISYTLEKKVSDKNGTFGKGDPRGVAAPEAGNNGAASGALVPMLTLGVPGSGTTAVLLAMLISLNISPGPMLFQQNADLVWGVIAAMFIGNLVLLLLNIPMVGIFVKLLSIPPKYLMPVVTLIASVGIYSVSHSALDLYFMVGFGVLGYIFRKVDIPLVPIILGMLLGPEMEKSLRHALVLSDGDWSVLLNSGLSMGLWTVAFLGLILPVIVGPIVRAKMKRSKEAVKDV